CAGTAACATACAGTTCTTGATCTTTTCCAACTTTGACTCCCATACCCGTGGAAGTTTTATTCGAAACTGCAAAGGGATTACCAGTAAATCCAACCTGGCGAGTCCAAACGCGATTTCCACTACTATTAAATTTAATAATGAGTAAATCCAATACGCCGCCAGATTTTATTTGATCGTCGATGCTTCCGTTCGTAGACCCAGTGAGATAAATATTACCAGATGAGTCTGTTGTAATACCATTTGAACGTGTATCTTTGCCAGTAGCTCCTGTTAACCTTGTCCAAGATTTATTCCCGTTCGCATCAAATTGGATTAAGAAAGCATCGTTCGTTCCATTGACAGCCACTCCATCCATAGTAGTCATATTACTAGTTAAGCCAGTTAAATAAATTTTTCCGTTAAGATCACAAGTTATACCAGTTGGCTTTGGACCTGCAAATAACTTTGTCCATTGCTTTGTTCCAGATGAGTTGTATTTTACTATGAAATATCCAGACCCACCGCCGGAAAAAGTTTGTCCATCTAAACCGCTTATTGAAGTGCCTGTTACAAAGATATTTCCATTGGTATCAGTCGTTACTGATGAAGCGCTAGTGTAACCAGTTACCCCTAATAATCGAGTCCATTGTTTATTACCATTGGAATCAAACTTCACTATGAAAAAGTTGCGATCAGCAAAATCAGAAGTTCCGAAGAACGCTTCTCCATCCAGTGCTCCATTAGTTTCTCCGACTGCATATACATTTCCCAAAGAATCAGATGCGATTCCGTAGGCAATTGTTTGGTCTCCAGCAACCCCCATTAATTTAGTCCATTGCTTGGAGCCTGAAGAATTGTATTTTGAAACAAAAAGATCGTAAAAGCCAGTGATACCTTGACCATCGACGTTACCACCAGCTTGCCCCGTTACATAGACATTGCTATTCGAATCGGAAGTAATCGACTTAACTTGAACTCCCCCTGAAGTCGCTCCTAATATTCGAGTCCATTCCGGCTTTGGTCCTGGAAGACTGAAGCCAGATAATAATTGTAAGATGGATAGTAACTCAAGGTCCTTCGCCCCCTTTTTTTCATTTTTGCAATTGGAAAATGCTCCCATTATAACGAGGGCTAATAATAGCTTACTGATTATTGATTTGATTTTGTTCATATTAATTTCCTTAAACATGAATTTAAGTAAGGTAGAATCATAAGATCAATAAAGCTCCCAATTCGATGCCAGCGTTGCAGACTTGACCATTCGATTCAAAAATGCAAGTTGAACGTATACCGGTTCGAAACACAACTGACCTGATTTGCAGACCTTGCCATCCGATTTCAAAATAAACTGCCGGATTCGTTCCCGAAAGTTTCTGACCATTACCGGAATATTGTACGGTCGATGTACCAATTCCAATATTAGAATAGAAATCCCAGATTAAACTTTCTCCAATGCGATAAGAGCGATTGAAGTAAAAAAATTGATTTAGAAAAGAGTAATTCGATGCGTTTGAATTAGATACTTGATATTCTAATCGAATGCCTGGTCTGAATTTAAGTAATTCAAAGAAAGCTGGTTCTAAATACATCGCCCCGCCGAAGGTAGCTGGATTTGAGGCTCCGAGAGGCGAGCCATTTGCCAATGCTTGAATTGAAAAACCAATTTTGTGATTCCAGTTTTTATCACCTGTGTTTAAATACTTGGGATTTAAAACTGGATTCAGAGTTTCAGGTGCATCGGAAGATCGGATCTTGTTCCTATCTATATGAATAAAACCCAAATCAGTTTTGATCATCAATTCCTTATCTGAATCTTCTGCGACAACACCCTTGATAGTGCTACCATCTTTTAATTGGAAAGAGGTGTAGTGATAAGAGGTGTCTGATCCGTTTTTTGTGGGATCAATGGAGGCAATATCCTTCCTTGGAATTTCGTAACTCTTTTCCTTCCAAAGAAATTTCACTCGAATATCGGACTCTTCTTGGAGTTTACCAATAAACGCTGAGCCGTCTTTCAGGACAATTTCGGCGGGATCAAGCGCTGAGGTGCCAAACCATGAAGAAAATAGAAGCAGAACGAATAACGTGCTTTTGCGAGAGAAAAACTGGTAGTTGGACATAATTTAAGAAACTATTTGATATAATTTATAATTTGAGAACTTGTTATTTCGCAATTTAAAAAATAGAACATATTATTAATACGCATAGAATTCTATAAGTCAAAAACTCACCTAATGGCTTATAGTCAAGTGAATCTAAGCTAAAGACAGCAAAATTATGAATAAAGTAATTCAATTGAAAATAAATGGAAATATATTTGATGCAAATATGTAGAAAAAGCATTGACTGAGGTTGCTTAAAAAAGACTCACTATGATACATTCATACCATCTTAGGAAACTATTTATAAAATGAAATTTAATGTACTGATTTTTACTCGTGCAAGTATTCTTAAAACCGCTCTCGCTCTTTTAATTGTTGTTTCAAGCATCGCTGCTTTTCCATTTTTACAGATGTTTTCTCTTTCTGGTCCAAGTTCCGAAACGGGAATTCCTCAACCTCTTCCTGAGATAGTCGTTGATTCTTTCGGAGCCTTGAATGCTTCGATTCCGATTCAAGTTCCCAAAGGAACCAAAGACATAACTCCATCCATAGAGTTGCAGTATAATTCTTTTCAAAACGACGGATTGGTAGGTGGCGGTTGGGATCTATCGGGTATCTTAACGATTTCAATCGATCCATCAAAAGGAATTCACAATGATGGAAATGATGCTTACGTTAGTTTTGCTGGTAAGTTAATTCAAACTTCAGCTAACATTTATCATACTAAAATTGAATCCTTTTTCCAATTTAAGAAACTATCGGATTCTTGGGTAGTGCAGGATCGAAATGGTACAAGTTATTATTTTGGGGAAGATGCCTCCACCGAAAACCCTAATTCAAATGCCACAATTCGAAATCTCAACGGAAATTCCAGAATATGGGCGCTTAATCGAGTGAGAGATTTACATGGGAATGGTTACAATATTAAATATCAGCCATATAGTTCTTCAAACGGAATACCGATTCCAGACAGAATTGAATACAATCAAGGTAATACAGTTATTCTATTTGAAATAGAAGATCGTAATGATGCAGTAGAATCAAATTTCTTGAATATTCAAGCTAAATTAACCAAGAGAATTAGATCTATTTCAGTTACACAAAAGCAAGACAATGGAACAGTCCTTGAAGCAGAGAAATACACTCTTACCTATGACAATGAGCTCTTTGATAAAAAGAATCGGCTCGCTGGGATAGATCGTAAAAACTATGGACCCGTTACGTTCAATTATAATAACGATTCACCCACTGCAGGCTCTACTTCTAAATCTTCTCCTTCTGCAATTGACATGAGTTATCGCTTCGAAAATTCATCTATCAAGTCGGATTGTGATTTCGCTGCTTTAGTATGCGCGTGTTCCGCTGATGCAACTTGCATGGCTATTTCGGGTGGGTTTGCTGGATTGGCTTGTTGGGGTTATATGGATTCCATTGGTGATGTGTGCGTCAATGGAGTTGTTGGTTCTCAAACTTTCCTTGCAACTTTTAATCCGAAAAAAGCTCCTGAGCCAGTATGGATTTCAGGTAATAAACAAAGCAATCAACTAGTTCGATATGATAGCGCGAATCCCGGCGCTACATCGCCGATCGGTGGAAAGACGTTTACATTCAATGAAAAGTCAAAAGTTTTTCAGGGGGATATTGATGGGGATCTTGTCTCAGATTTTATTGCATTAGAGAATGATAATGTGGAATTAAATATAAGTTTAAGTTTAACTGGTGCGAACTTTAATCCTATTGGCATTCCTGCAATTCTAAAATCAAATCCAAACTCTTATCAAGGACTTATGGATCTAAATGCGGACGGGAAGAGTGACTTTATTCAAACTGATACTTCTAATAATTTCCTTATTTATTTGGCATCGGGCGGAAACTTAAATACAAATCCAATCGTTCTGAGTATTCCAGGAATTGGCTCTTCTTTTAGGCAATTTGTCGATATGGATAACGACGGGATCGCGGACTATGTTAGAATGACGGATAATCCAGACGGAAGTAAAAATCTGAGTATCTCTTTCTTACGTTATAGCGGTGGAAACTTTTCCGTTAGAACAACTACATCCAGTTACATTGGTGTGGCGGGAATGGAAGGAGATCGATTTCTTGCAGATTCCAATGGAGACGGCTATTTAGATCTAATTACATTCTCTGCAGATAATAATCTCTATGTTTATTTGTCTGACGGCCATGTTGTAAGATCTCCATTAACTTTTCCGGTTAGTTACACGACGCCTTATTACGAAGTATCAAGTAGTATTGCAAACAGCAAGCGCTATTCGATGCGCGACATGAATTGGGACGGCGCGGCAGATCGAATTTCATTAGTTAATAACGGTTTTCAAATTGATCTATATAACCCATCTACTTCTTCCTTTGATACAACTTTCGAAGTTTCAAATGATGGGGCACAGATTAAGCAGTTTGATGTGAATTGGGATGGCACGTTAGACTCTATTTCTTTCTATACATTCTTTTTTCAGGGCACCGGATTTCATGTAAAGAATGGCTCGGATGATAGTAACACAGACGTTATCTTTGATTATAACGAAACAGTTCCTGTTTCTCCAAATCCTGCATTGATGGCGTCCGACAGTGCTAAAGTTTATAGTAACTTTGTGAATACAAAAACATTTGCGGATGTTGATGGAGACGGTAAGGCTGACTTTATCCGTTTTCAAAGCGGAACTATTTACGTTTCTTATTCTCGAAGTAAGAACAATGGCCTCTTTTATTCAAATGGGGCAGATGTAAGTTTCCCAGCGGCTTCTTTTTCAGTCGCAATGGATACGAATCAGGATGGACGCTCCGATTTTATTGGGTTCAGGGGATCGATGCGAAACTTGGTCAATGATACCTTGGTTAATAATCTTCATTCATTTGAAAGAAATCAAACAGCTCATAGTAAGGCTTTGAATATTGATTATGTTGAGCCTTCTTATTCCAAAAAAATTTCTCAGGGACTTTTAACTGATATTTTGAGCGTACAAGAAAAAGGCATTCAGATTAGCTACGCAAATACCTATGATTCATCTAATCCAAGCGTGGTGAATGCAATCAACGCGAGTTCGATTGGCGCGTTCTTGAAGCCAAATTTAGCTCCATATTCTGTGGCGACGAATGTCTATTCACAGGTTGCAAATGGGCTTGGGGAATCGGAGTCATATGTTTTTGAAAACGGAAGAACTTATATTCAAGATCAAGACAATCGTTCCATGATGGGGTTTGCAAAAATTACAACAGCGAATAGTCGAACCGGAGAAAAAAATATTTCCTATTATCAGGGGACAAATCCAAATTTCACAGCTTTAGAAACGAAACGAGATAATTTCCTGAATAACAACCTAATGTCTTCGGTTACTTCTACATTTGTTTCCCTGGGTAGCCCATTTGGTAGCATAAACGTAAGAAAGTCGCAAGAAGTGAATACAAAGTATCAAGACAACGCATTGCTTTCGACTTCGCAGACTGATTATACGTATGATAATTACAATAACATTCTTTCTAAGGTAACTCAAATTGACGGCAACGCTTCTCTGACATTGCGAGAAGATAATATTTACAATCCGTCATTGGCCGATTGGGTGTTGTCTGAAACTCTTCAGAAAAGAAAGTCGAAGGGAGGGAATGTCGCTTCTCAGATTGAAATTATCTATTCAAATCACTTACCTACAGATGTTAAAACTCTACTCAAAGCAGGAACTACAGAATATTCTGTTCAATCGATCCTTTCTTACGACAGCTACGGAAATCCTACTTCAATTCGGGAAGCGAGCGGAAATATTAATTTAATTGAATATGATTCTATAGCTCGTACGTACGCTACCCGACTTACGAATTCCTTGGGTATGCAGATTCAAAAATCTTATGATTATGTTTTCGGTGGGGAATTAGTGAGTATTGACTCTAACGGGAATCGATCGGAAAAGTTATACGATTCTTATGGACGATTGATCGGGACAAAATATCCGGGAGAATCCGATTGGTCCGAGATAGTAGAATATATTCAGACTGGTAGTCCTTCTGGTGAAAAAATCAAAAAAACAAT
The Leptospira barantonii genome window above contains:
- a CDS encoding RHS repeat-associated core domain-containing protein, with the translated sequence MKFNVLIFTRASILKTALALLIVVSSIAAFPFLQMFSLSGPSSETGIPQPLPEIVVDSFGALNASIPIQVPKGTKDITPSIELQYNSFQNDGLVGGGWDLSGILTISIDPSKGIHNDGNDAYVSFAGKLIQTSANIYHTKIESFFQFKKLSDSWVVQDRNGTSYYFGEDASTENPNSNATIRNLNGNSRIWALNRVRDLHGNGYNIKYQPYSSSNGIPIPDRIEYNQGNTVILFEIEDRNDAVESNFLNIQAKLTKRIRSISVTQKQDNGTVLEAEKYTLTYDNELFDKKNRLAGIDRKNYGPVTFNYNNDSPTAGSTSKSSPSAIDMSYRFENSSIKSDCDFAALVCACSADATCMAISGGFAGLACWGYMDSIGDVCVNGVVGSQTFLATFNPKKAPEPVWISGNKQSNQLVRYDSANPGATSPIGGKTFTFNEKSKVFQGDIDGDLVSDFIALENDNVELNISLSLTGANFNPIGIPAILKSNPNSYQGLMDLNADGKSDFIQTDTSNNFLIYLASGGNLNTNPIVLSIPGIGSSFRQFVDMDNDGIADYVRMTDNPDGSKNLSISFLRYSGGNFSVRTTTSSYIGVAGMEGDRFLADSNGDGYLDLITFSADNNLYVYLSDGHVVRSPLTFPVSYTTPYYEVSSSIANSKRYSMRDMNWDGAADRISLVNNGFQIDLYNPSTSSFDTTFEVSNDGAQIKQFDVNWDGTLDSISFYTFFFQGTGFHVKNGSDDSNTDVIFDYNETVPVSPNPALMASDSAKVYSNFVNTKTFADVDGDGKADFIRFQSGTIYVSYSRSKNNGLFYSNGADVSFPAASFSVAMDTNQDGRSDFIGFRGSMRNLVNDTLVNNLHSFERNQTAHSKALNIDYVEPSYSKKISQGLLTDILSVQEKGIQISYANTYDSSNPSVVNAINASSIGAFLKPNLAPYSVATNVYSQVANGLGESESYVFENGRTYIQDQDNRSMMGFAKITTANSRTGEKNISYYQGTNPNFTALETKRDNFLNNNLMSSVTSTFVSLGSPFGSINVRKSQEVNTKYQDNALLSTSQTDYTYDNYNNILSKVTQIDGNASLTLREDNIYNPSLADWVLSETLQKRKSKGGNVASQIEIIYSNHLPTDVKTLLKAGTTEYSVQSILSYDSYGNPTSIREASGNINLIEYDSIARTYATRLTNSLGMQIQKSYDYVFGGELVSIDSNGNRSEKLYDSYGRLIGTKYPGESDWSEIVEYIQTGSPSGEKIKKTIQDPKTGNSWIQETHDAYGQVIRSESLAADAIIIIEDRVYYSNGLLKNKTEPYIGVTPFLTSTYLYDSENKVVTISDTAGKKADLVYSGFTTGSVTTVNSNQINSLSVTKNALGELLSKTENGKTIQYAYNANSKTTQIRDPEGKNVNFSYNLLGQKLSQSTVDTGSTTFQLSPSGKVQEQRNANGSYTTYQYDTLDRVIRIVGNNSNDTKTIQLNYDESGVTNGVGRITSIIDSIGKTDFQYDVRGNQTKIRKYLNQEDLTLIFLKEYDLGNRVTNLTYPNGTVLHNQYTPAGYLTSITMDSADGSSSGHPVVNYVGPLIEGGKFKVQRTVGNGVQTNIYFDPINRRPIEIVTGIDSDVYESLKYDYDLSGNITKIEDLKNPGRTQNFQYDSFNRLTNASGKYGTEDYQYSDTGNLIKKGANTYSYSGSNLHAVTQIVSPQGAKTYSYDSSGLMTNRDGDVLEYDPMGKLQKMITKDGETLTYDYDYKGSRVRKSKQSDGTSVVSLDGDYEVSFRPGFSPLHTLYIKGLGGDIVSQLSLEDVALLSNAQFEMENSSDVAGTLLHPKESLCKGVVKDCREYYKNKTYDIYLSGIEALFAAKNGRIGNQFRLTMISLFGICLMGFIGFSVSKSKSFQTFELAKVGITPILLLSVFMGFNFYSCGLLPGTGSKNGDPPWVVFPSSIPTDTPSVSNPGVGSGGGNIGGTPVPGMIFFHPNHLGSISMATNGAGKPISGGSAIGTSFVSYKPYGEILRTDSYGPDVFRNKYTGQEEDKETGLLYYKSRYYDPAIARFLQADSVVNGESVSGSNLYMYVEGNPLSYRDPGGQINIWHMFMEIIKHMAGGITLAAKAMDGTLRAIGRSIDHIGRAIARSADHIGRTIAHSVDHTWRPIFKNADKGARELLRNADHGAREFFKNVDKAGRAIGRGIDGEVREILSGGKYSRNSNARDWSLEHSDLVNWVEGWDGILILGGAFMVIIGLLTGNPALVVWGIMTIAAGITGGDYSPEGSGGSEGA
- a CDS encoding LA_3334 family protein, with protein sequence MSNYQFFSRKSTLFVLLLFSSWFGTSALDPAEIVLKDGSAFIGKLQEESDIRVKFLWKEKSYEIPRKDIASIDPTKNGSDTSYHYTSFQLKDGSTIKGVVAEDSDKELMIKTDLGFIHIDRNKIRSSDAPETLNPVLNPKYLNTGDKNWNHKIGFSIQALANGSPLGASNPATFGGAMYLEPAFFELLKFRPGIRLEYQVSNSNASNYSFLNQFFYFNRSYRIGESLIWDFYSNIGIGTSTVQYSGNGQKLSGTNPAVYFEIGWQGLQIRSVVFRTGIRSTCIFESNGQVCNAGIELGALLIL
- a CDS encoding SBBP repeat-containing protein, translated to MNKIKSIISKLLLALVIMGAFSNCKNEKKGAKDLELLSILQLLSGFSLPGPKPEWTRILGATSGGVQVKSITSDSNSNVYVTGQAGGNVDGQGITGFYDLFVSKYNSSGSKQWTKLMGVAGDQTIAYGIASDSLGNVYAVGETNGALDGEAFFGTSDFADRNFFIVKFDSNGNKQWTRLLGVTGYTSASSVTTDTNGNIFVTGTSISGLDGQTFSGGGSGYFIVKYNSSGTKQWTKLFAGPKPTGITCDLNGKIYLTGLTSNMTTMDGVAVNGTNDAFLIQFDANGNKSWTRLTGATGKDTRSNGITTDSSGNIYLTGSTNGSIDDQIKSGGVLDLLIIKFNSSGNRVWTRQVGFTGNPFAVSNKTSTGMGVKVGKDQELYVTGFTNGNLDNQTHSDPTSDRKNLFLTKYDFNGNKIWTSIAGQKGYISESYSITTDPQGHPYLTGYTNGPLNGESLAGSGSNLFVIKYQ